A window of Persephonella sp. genomic DNA:
TTATCTGTTTAACCTGTATTTAACAAGAAAACTTCCTGAGTTTAAAGAACTTCCTAAATATCCATCTGTTAAAAGGGATTTTGCATTTGAAGTTGACGAAAATCTGCAGGTGGATAAATTATTAAAAGCTATAAAAGATAGCTCAAACCTTGTGGAAAAGGTTGAGCTGTTTGATGTTTACTTTATTGATAAAAACAGAAAAAGCGTTGCTGTTTCTGTTGAATTCAGAGCAGAGGACAGGTCTCTGTCTGATGAAGAGGTAAATAAAATTTCTGAAGAAATGATTGAAAAGCTTGAAAAAACTTTTGAAAACCTGAAACTTAGAGCATAGGAAGGCTAAAGCGGTAATAATGGAATTTTATATAGATTTTTATAAAAGAATACGTTTCCTGCGGGGCTCGATAGGGATGTGACGATAGTTTCTGGGCTATAGCTACTGGAAAGGGAGCCCTATATCCCGTGTATCCCGTGGGAACACGGTGCGGGCACCCACCTTTGATTTGGGTCCAGAAAGGGACTCACCATCCCGTCGGCCCTCCGCGGGGTTTTATACCGCGTTGGCCTTCCATGTTAATGGGAGGTCAGATTGAAAGAGAGTATTAGAAAAGAGATTTTAAGTAAGAGATTAAGCCACAGGCAGATTGAGGAGCAGTCTGCCAAAATAGCAGAAAAATTCTGCTCCCTGCCTGATGTAAAAAATGCAAAGAATATACTTCTTTACTATCCTCATAAAAATGAGGTAGACACAAGACCTCTTATTGAAAAACTTCTAAAAAAATCAGATATTTCTGTCTTCCTCCCTAAAGTTTCAGGTGAAGATATTTTACCTGTTCATGTCAAAGACCTGTCCTCACTAAAGTCAGGCTATGCAGGAATTAAAGAACCGGAAGGATTACCTGTAAATCCAGAAGAACTTGATATTGTTGTTGTTCCGGCTATTGCATTTGACAAAAGAGGGCATAGACTTGGATATGGCAAAGGATATTACGATAGGTTTTTAAAGAAAACTAATGCACTGAAGGTGGGGTTTGCATTTGATTTTCAGGTGATTGATGAGCTACCAGTAGAAGAACATGACATTCCTGTGGATTTAATCATAACCCCTACCAGAGTAATAAAGACAAAGGAGGAAGAGAAAAGATGATAGAGATAATAGTTGGAGTTTCAGCTTTAGCAGTAGGAGGCGCTGCAGGATTTGCAGCATGCAAGACAACTGTAGGAAAAGCACTTCAAGAAAAAGAAAAAGAAGCAGAAAGGATAATTGCTGAAAAAAATAGAATTGAGTCAGAAGCAAAAAGAAAAGCTGAGGAAATCATCAGACAGGCAGAAAAAGAAGCAATGATTAAGGCAAAAGAGATTGAAAATGAAGCTTTGCAGCTGAAAAAAGAGCAGGAAATTATTATTGAAAAAGAAATTCTCAAAAGAAAACAACAACTTGAAGAAGAACTTAAAAAGGAAAGGGAAGAACTTCAAAATCTTGAAAAAACCCTTATGACAAGGGAAGCTCAACTTGAGAAAAGAATTGCAAGAATAGAACACAGAGAGGAAGAACTTGAGAAAAAATGGGACGAGGTTAAAAAGTTAGAGGAAGAAATCAAGGCTATCCAGAAAGAGATTGAAGAAAAAGAACAAAAAATCAAAGCTGCAGAGGAGCAGTATATCCTTGAGCTCCAGAGAATCGCTTCTATGACTAAAGAGGAAGCCAGAGAAGAGCTTATGAAAAAAGTTGAAGAAGAAGCAAAATTAGAAGCTGCTAAACTGATGAAAGAGATAGAAGAAGAAGCAAGAAAAGAAGCAGAAAAAGAGGCAAAATGGAATCTGGTTACAGCAATACAGAGACTTGCACCAGAAGTAACAACATCATATACAATCTCTGTTGTTGACCTGCCTTCCAACGACCTAAAAGGTAGAATTATTGGAAGGGAAGGTAGAAATATCAGAGCATTTGAGATGGAAACAGGAGTTGACCTGATTATTGATGATACCCCTGACATTGTTACGATTTCATCATTTGACCCTCTTAGAAGGGAAATAGCAAAAGAATCCCTTGAAAGATTGATAGCAGACGGAAGAATACATCCAGGAAGAATTGAAGAGGTAGTATCAAAAGTAAAAGAAGAAATGGAAGCAAAGGTCAGAAAACTTGGTGAAGAAACATGTCTTGAGCTTGGATTTACAGATGTCCATCCTGAACTTTATTACTACATAGGAAAACTATACTATAGAACATCCTATACACAAAACGTTCTGCTGCATACAAAAGAAGTTGCATACCTTGCAGGAATGATGGCTGCTGAACTGGGACTTGATGAAAAAGCAGCCAGAAGAGGAGGTTTAATGCATGACATTGGAAAATCTATTTCCCACGAAGTTGGGGGTTCCCACTCTAAAGTCGGAGCAGAACTGGCAAAAAGATACGGAGAACCTGATGTGGTTATAAATGCAATTCTTTATCACCATAATGATGAGCCTGCAAGATATCCGGAAGCGGTCTTAGTAGCTGCTGCAGATGCTTTATCAGCAGCAAGACCAGGAGCAAGAAGAGAAGCTCTCCAGTCTTATATCAACAGACTGGAAAAAATTGAAGCCATTGTTAACTCATTTGAAAATGTTGAAAAATCATTTGCTATACAGGCAGGAAGAGAAGTTAGGATTATAGTAAACGCAGAAAAATTATCAGATGAAGAGGCATATCTTCTGACAAAAGAAATCGCAAAAAGAATAGAAAAAGAAGTAGAATTCCCAGGACAAATCAAGGTAACCACAATCAGAGAATCAAGATTTGTAGAAGTTGCCAAGTAATAAATTTAAAGGGGCTATATATTAGCCCCTTTCTTTATTTCCTCCTTTTTCTCTTTTGATTTATAATTTTCAGGTTATCCTCATCAATAATAAGGTTAGGAGGAGCAAAAAATGAAAATCGCCCCTGCAGACAATGTCTGGATTTTAGTTTCAACAGCCCTTGTTTTACTGATGTCTATTCCGGGACTTGCTATTTTTTACGGAGGTCTTACCAGAACAAAAAATATCTTAAACACAATTATGATGGTTTTTGGAACCTTTGGTGTTGTTAGTCTGCTGTGGATTTTATTTGGATACTCTTTAACGTTTGGAAATGATATCGGCGGAATAATAGGAAATCTGCAGTATTTCCTATTATCAGGAATAAAACCTTCTGACCCTGCACCTGCAGCAGAAAATCTTTACCATTATTTATTTATATTCTTCCAGATGACATTTGCAGCAATTACCGTTGCCCTTATGGCTGGTGCTTTTATTGAAAGAATGAAATTCTCTGCATGGCTAATTGTATCTGCATTATGGGGAATTTTTGTTTATTTCCCTGTAGCCCACTGGATATGGGGTGGAGGTGGCTTTCCAATTTAGGAACACTGGATTTTGCCGGTGGTCTTGTCGTTCATGAAACATCAGGATTGGGTGCACTGGTTGGAGCGTTTATATTAGGCAAAAGAAAAGAGCCTATAATGCTACCTGCTAATCTTGCACTTGTTGCAATAGGAACAGGGCTATTGTGGTTTGGATGGTTCGGATTTAACGGTGGTTCTGCACTTGGCATATCTGCACAGGCCGTATCAGCAGCATTTACAACATCTATTGCTGCATTTATGGGTGGTTTAACATGGATGTTCCTTGAATGGATATTATTCAAAAAACCAACCTCCCTTGGTATGTTTACAGGAATAATAGCAGGACTTGCCACCATTACCCCTGCTTCAGGTTTTGTTGATCTTGGGGCTGCTTTAATTATAGGAATACTTGCAGGTATCGTATGTTTTACAGCTGTTGTATATGTAAAAAACAAAGTTGGATATGATGATTCTCTGGACGTATTTGGTGTTCACGGTGTAGGTGGAATGCTTGGGGCTTTATTACTGGCCGTATTTGCAAATCCAGATATAGCTGATGTTGCCGGAATTATTTATGGAAGTGCTTCACAATTAATGCCACAGATAATTGGTATTATCGCCGTTGGTATTTATACAATTATTGTTTCTGCAATCATATTTAAAGTAGTTGATGTTATTATTGGCCTCAGAGTTCCTAAAGAATATGAGATAGAAGGCCTTGATGAAAGAATTCATGGTGAAAGGGTTATGAACGAACCTATAAAATTTTAGGTAAGGAAAGAAAATGAAATTTTTATGTATTGGCGATGTTATAGGAAGAACAGGGAGGAACGCATTAAAACGCTTCCTCCCTGAAATTAAAGAAAAATATAAACCGGATTTTGTAGTTTTAAATGGAGAAAATGCAGCAGGTGGTTTTGGTTTAACAAAAAAGGTTTATGATGAACTTCTGTCTATGGGAATTGACGTAATAACCTCAGGAAATCATATCTTTGATAAAAAGGAGATTACCCAGTTTATTGACCAGGAAGAAAAACTTCTTAGACCTGCAAACTATCCCCCCCAAGCCCTTGGCAGAGGATACGGCATTTATGAAAAAAACGGCAAAAAAATAGCTGTTATTAATTTGATGGGAAGGGTTTTTATGGGAATTCCATTAGACTGTCCATTTAGAAAATTTGATGAAATTTATGAAAAAATCAAAGATGAAGCTGACTATATAATCGTGGATTTCCATGCAGAAGCAACTTCAGAAAAGACAGCCTTTGGATATTATGTTGATGGGAGAGCCGATATTGTTTTTGGCACCCATTCCCATGTGGCAACTGCTGATGAAATGATACTACCAAAGGGAACAGCCTATATTACAGACGTAGGCCTTACGGGACCCAAATACTCTGTAATAGGGATGAAAATTGAAGAACCAATCCAGAAATTTACAACAGGAATGCCTGTTAAATATGATGTAGCAAAAGGTCCATTGTTATTTCAGGCATTATTTGTTAAAAAAACAGAAGAAAAAACCGAAATTATAAGACTAAAGCTTGAAGAGGAGTGAAAAAATATGGCTTTCTCCGGAGAGTTCTACCTTACCAAAGTTCCTATACTGGATAAACACAAAAAAATTTTTGGATATTTTTTGTCTATAAAAGATTATGAAGATAAGCCTGTATCGGTAAAAGAATTAGCAGATATCCTGGTTCATACAGACCTGAAAAAACTCTCCGGAAACTATCCTGTGTTTTTGAAAGTTGAACCTGAAATACTTACCCATGACATCCTTGATTATCTTCCTGCTGACCAGATTATATTTTTACTTGATACTTTTTCCCTGAGTGATGAGCTAATCGCAATTATCAAAGAGTTAAAAAAAGAGTTTTTTAGATTTTCCTTTGTTTATGATTCGGATTTTGAAAAAGTTAAAGACCTCGCTGACTATATATTCGTAAATATTGATGATATAGATTCACAGATATATATGCTAAAAGACAAAGCTATAATCACAGAAATATATACCATGGAAGAATTCAATGACCTTGTTAATGAAGGATTTAAGTATTTTAAAGGGGATTTTATATTTAAACCTGCCACTATTGTTGAAAAAAAGATAAATCCATCAAAACTTGCTGTAATGGAACTTTTTACAAAGGTAAGGGAGAATTTCAATCCTAAAGAGATTGAGGAGTTAATAAAGAGAAATCCTGATTTGAGTATAAGTCTTTTAAGATACGTTAATTCGGCAGCTTTCAGTTTTCGTAGTAAGATTACTTCTATCAGGCATGCTATATCAATACTGGGTCAGAGAAATCTGCTCCAGTGGTTATTGTTATTTTTATACAGGACAGGAGAAAGTGAGCCTTTTGCAGAAACATTACTTGAAGTTTCTGCAGAAAGGGGAAAAACAATGGAAATTTTAGCCCAACAAATAGGTCTTCCTGATGAAGAAACAGAAAAAGCCTTTCTGGTTGGAATCCTATCCCTTGTTGATAAATTACTCGGAGTATCCCCTGAAAAATTAGGTAAAGAATTAAATCTTGATGAAGAAATTGTAAACGCCATCTCCCAAAAAGAAGGTATATTAGGAGAACTTTTATTTATAGTTGAAAAAACA
This region includes:
- a CDS encoding 5-formyltetrahydrofolate cyclo-ligase, whose translation is MKESIRKEILSKRLSHRQIEEQSAKIAEKFCSLPDVKNAKNILLYYPHKNEVDTRPLIEKLLKKSDISVFLPKVSGEDILPVHVKDLSSLKSGYAGIKEPEGLPVNPEELDIVVVPAIAFDKRGHRLGYGKGYYDRFLKKTNALKVGFAFDFQVIDELPVEEHDIPVDLIITPTRVIKTKEEEKR
- the rny gene encoding ribonuclease Y, whose translation is MIEIIVGVSALAVGGAAGFAACKTTVGKALQEKEKEAERIIAEKNRIESEAKRKAEEIIRQAEKEAMIKAKEIENEALQLKKEQEIIIEKEILKRKQQLEEELKKEREELQNLEKTLMTREAQLEKRIARIEHREEELEKKWDEVKKLEEEIKAIQKEIEEKEQKIKAAEEQYILELQRIASMTKEEAREELMKKVEEEAKLEAAKLMKEIEEEARKEAEKEAKWNLVTAIQRLAPEVTTSYTISVVDLPSNDLKGRIIGREGRNIRAFEMETGVDLIIDDTPDIVTISSFDPLRREIAKESLERLIADGRIHPGRIEEVVSKVKEEMEAKVRKLGEETCLELGFTDVHPELYYYIGKLYYRTSYTQNVLLHTKEVAYLAGMMAAELGLDEKAARRGGLMHDIGKSISHEVGGSHSKVGAELAKRYGEPDVVINAILYHHNDEPARYPEAVLVAAADALSAARPGARREALQSYINRLEKIEAIVNSFENVEKSFAIQAGREVRIIVNAEKLSDEEAYLLTKEIAKRIEKEVEFPGQIKVTTIRESRFVEVAK
- a CDS encoding TIGR00282 family metallophosphoesterase, which encodes MKFLCIGDVIGRTGRNALKRFLPEIKEKYKPDFVVLNGENAAGGFGLTKKVYDELLSMGIDVITSGNHIFDKKEITQFIDQEEKLLRPANYPPQALGRGYGIYEKNGKKIAVINLMGRVFMGIPLDCPFRKFDEIYEKIKDEADYIIVDFHAEATSEKTAFGYYVDGRADIVFGTHSHVATADEMILPKGTAYITDVGLTGPKYSVIGMKIEEPIQKFTTGMPVKYDVAKGPLLFQALFVKKTEEKTEIIRLKLEEE
- a CDS encoding HDOD domain-containing protein, encoding MAFSGEFYLTKVPILDKHKKIFGYFLSIKDYEDKPVSVKELADILVHTDLKKLSGNYPVFLKVEPEILTHDILDYLPADQIIFLLDTFSLSDELIAIIKELKKEFFRFSFVYDSDFEKVKDLADYIFVNIDDIDSQIYMLKDKAIITEIYTMEEFNDLVNEGFKYFKGDFIFKPATIVEKKINPSKLAVMELFTKVRENFNPKEIEELIKRNPDLSISLLRYVNSAAFSFRSKITSIRHAISILGQRNLLQWLLLFLYRTGESEPFAETLLEVSAERGKTMEILAQQIGLPDEETEKAFLVGILSLVDKLLGVSPEKLGKELNLDEEIVNAISQKEGILGELLFIVEKTEEGKIGEASDIIEKLGLHLNDVMSAQLKAFAWFEEINLV